A genomic window from Cupriavidus metallidurans CH34 includes:
- the obgE gene encoding GTPase ObgE yields the protein MKFIDEARIEAIAGNGGNGSASFRREKFVPFGGPDGGDGGRGGSVFAQADRNINTLIDFRYAKKHVARNGENGRGSDCYGAAGEDVTLRMPVGTLISDMDTGEVIADLTEHGQLVCLAEGGMGGWGNLHFKSSTNRAPRQQVDGKPGERRMLKLELKVLADVGLLGMPNAGKSTFISHVSNARPKVADYPFTTLHPNLGVVRVDHEQSFVVADIPGLIEGAAEGAGLGHQFLRHLQRTGLLLHIVDIAPFDENVDPVAEAKAIVNELKKYDETLYDKPRWLVLNKLDVVPEEERAARVKDFVKRYKWKGPVFHISALTGEGCRELVYAIKDHLAALKAEEAAALAEPDIRLDDRLHNVDRDDSKA from the coding sequence ATGAAGTTCATTGACGAAGCCCGTATCGAAGCGATCGCCGGCAATGGCGGCAACGGAAGCGCTTCGTTTCGGCGCGAGAAATTTGTGCCCTTCGGTGGCCCCGATGGCGGTGACGGCGGCCGTGGCGGCAGCGTGTTCGCACAGGCCGACCGCAACATCAATACGCTGATCGACTTTCGCTACGCCAAGAAGCACGTGGCGCGGAACGGCGAAAACGGCCGGGGCTCGGATTGCTACGGCGCGGCGGGTGAAGATGTCACGTTGCGGATGCCGGTGGGCACGCTGATCTCCGACATGGACACCGGCGAAGTCATTGCCGACCTGACCGAGCACGGCCAGCTGGTCTGTCTGGCCGAAGGCGGCATGGGCGGCTGGGGCAACCTCCACTTCAAGTCGAGTACCAACCGCGCGCCGCGCCAGCAGGTCGACGGCAAGCCGGGCGAGCGCCGCATGCTCAAGCTCGAACTGAAGGTGCTGGCGGACGTCGGTCTGCTCGGCATGCCCAACGCGGGCAAGTCGACGTTTATCTCGCACGTGTCGAATGCACGTCCGAAGGTGGCCGACTATCCGTTCACGACGCTCCATCCGAACCTCGGCGTGGTCCGTGTGGACCATGAGCAGTCGTTCGTCGTGGCGGACATTCCGGGCCTGATCGAAGGCGCCGCCGAAGGCGCCGGTCTCGGACATCAGTTCCTGCGCCACCTGCAACGTACCGGGCTGCTGCTGCATATCGTCGACATCGCACCGTTCGACGAGAATGTCGATCCCGTTGCCGAGGCCAAGGCCATCGTCAACGAACTGAAGAAATACGACGAGACGCTGTACGACAAGCCGCGCTGGCTGGTGCTGAACAAGCTCGACGTGGTTCCGGAAGAGGAACGTGCCGCGCGCGTGAAGGATTTCGTCAAGCGCTACAAGTGGAAGGGGCCGGTGTTCCATATCTCGGCCCTGACCGGCGAGGGCTGCCGCGAGCTGGTCTACGCGATCAAGGACCATCTCGCCGCGCTCAAGGCAGAGGAAGCTGCCGCGCTGGCCGAGCCCGATATCCGCCTCGACGACCGCCTGCATAACGTCGATCGAGACGACAGCAAAGCGTAA
- the rpmA gene encoding 50S ribosomal protein L27, translating to MAQKKGGGSTRNGRDSESKRLGVKVFGGQAINAGGIIVRQRGTRVHAGENVGIGKDHTLFALVDGHVQFAVKGAAKKQQVSVVPAA from the coding sequence ATGGCACAGAAAAAAGGCGGCGGTTCTACGCGGAACGGCCGTGATTCGGAATCGAAGCGTCTGGGCGTGAAGGTGTTCGGTGGCCAGGCCATCAACGCCGGCGGCATCATCGTTCGTCAACGCGGCACGCGCGTGCACGCTGGCGAGAACGTGGGTATCGGCAAGGACCACACCCTGTTCGCGCTGGTGGACGGCCACGTGCAGTTCGCCGTCAAGGGCGCTGCCAAGAAGCAGCAAGTCAGCGTCGTTCCGGCGGCCTGA
- the rplU gene encoding 50S ribosomal protein L21, with translation MYAVVKTGGKQYKVAAGEKLKVEQIPADIGAEITLDQVLAVGAGDQIKFGTPLVSGASVKATVIAQGRHDKVKIFKMRRRKHYQKRQGHRQNYTELRIEAIVA, from the coding sequence ATGTACGCGGTCGTAAAAACCGGCGGCAAGCAATACAAGGTTGCTGCTGGCGAAAAACTGAAAGTAGAACAGATACCGGCTGACATTGGCGCAGAAATCACGCTGGACCAGGTGCTCGCAGTGGGCGCTGGCGACCAAATCAAATTTGGTACGCCGCTGGTGAGCGGGGCTTCCGTCAAGGCTACCGTTATCGCCCAGGGTCGTCACGACAAGGTGAAGATCTTCAAGATGCGCCGTCGCAAGCACTACCAGAAGCGTCAGGGCCATCGTCAGAATTACACCGAACTGCGCATCGAAGCCATCGTTGCCTGA
- the ispB gene encoding octaprenyl diphosphate synthase encodes MRAVDAVIRRRLSSEVPLIEQIGEYIIGAGGKRLRPVILLLSARAFDYEGHRHHELAAVVEFIHTATLLHDDVVDESELRRGRDTANAVFGNAASVLVGDFLYSRAFQMMVEAGSMRIMEILSNATNVIAEGEVLQLLNMHDPEVTVERYLQVIRYKTAKLFEASAQLGAVLAGADAEMEEAAAEYGRRIGTAFQLIDDMLDYTASAEQMGKNAGDDLREGKPTLPLLHLLEHGTAQQRELARDAIVQGGTEHFDAVFSAIHASGALDVTFAAAQREAEAAEKAAMQFPDSPLKQTLIDLCAFSLQRQS; translated from the coding sequence ATGCGCGCCGTTGACGCAGTCATCCGCCGGCGCCTGTCGTCGGAGGTGCCGCTGATCGAACAGATCGGCGAGTACATCATCGGGGCGGGCGGCAAACGTCTGCGCCCCGTCATCCTGCTGCTTTCCGCACGCGCGTTCGACTACGAAGGCCATCGCCACCACGAACTGGCCGCGGTGGTCGAGTTCATCCACACCGCCACGCTCCTGCATGACGACGTGGTCGACGAGTCGGAACTGCGCCGGGGCCGCGATACCGCCAATGCGGTGTTCGGCAACGCCGCCAGCGTCCTGGTGGGCGACTTCCTCTATTCGCGCGCCTTCCAGATGATGGTGGAAGCCGGCAGCATGCGCATCATGGAGATCCTCTCCAACGCCACCAACGTGATCGCCGAAGGCGAAGTGCTGCAACTGCTGAACATGCACGACCCCGAAGTCACGGTGGAGCGCTACCTGCAGGTCATCCGCTACAAGACCGCCAAGCTGTTCGAGGCATCGGCCCAACTGGGCGCGGTGCTCGCCGGCGCTGACGCGGAGATGGAAGAAGCGGCAGCGGAGTACGGCCGCCGGATTGGCACCGCGTTCCAGCTGATCGACGACATGCTCGACTACACGGCCAGCGCCGAGCAGATGGGCAAGAACGCGGGCGACGACCTGCGCGAAGGCAAGCCGACGCTGCCGCTGCTGCACCTGCTCGAACATGGCACAGCCCAGCAGCGCGAACTGGCGCGCGACGCCATCGTGCAAGGCGGCACCGAGCATTTCGATGCCGTGTTCTCGGCAATCCACGCCAGCGGCGCGCTCGATGTGACGTTCGCAGCCGCCCAGCGTGAAGCAGAGGCCGCGGAAAAGGCCGCCATGCAGTTCCCGGACTCGCCGCTCAAGCAGACGCTGATCGACCTGTGCGCGTTCTCGCTGCAACGGCAAAGCTGA
- the pilB gene encoding type IV-A pilus assembly ATPase PilB, with protein sequence MTLGLALAQSRRIAPALLAQLEQSAREKKTQLIDEIIGSGTMSAHDVAVFAADKYQLPLLDLSEYNLSRVPSALSGNREFHAHRLLPLGRRENRLIVAMSDPANQAGVDVIRQKFSLPVETVVVEHDKLMKHVRSAGEALGTLKNALPTPTAQKMIEYDPVAAASARKVPGANDIDDAPVVRFLQKLLTEAFHRGASDLHFEPFEFFYRIRFRVDGVLQEVARPPLDIRDKIATRIKVLSRLDISEKRVPQDGRMKLLISMPKDKDGKETVDKAIDFRVSTLPTLFGEKIVMRILDSSSDKLDIDQLGYEPQQKALLQEVIKRPYGMVLVTGPTGSGKTVSLYTFLNMLNQGDINISTAEDPAEIQLPGINQVNVNDKAGLTFAAALKSFLRQDPDVIMVGEIRDLETADISIKAAQTGHLVLSTLHTNDAPTTLTRLMNMGVAPFNIASSVLLITAQRLARRLCTCKREGDLAPQVLIDAGFQESDLDGTWKPYHPVGCDRCSGSGYKGRCGIYQVMPITETIQQIILSHGTALQIAEQARKEGVLSLREAGLLKVKQGVTSLEEVLATTNT encoded by the coding sequence ATGACACTAGGCCTCGCGCTTGCCCAGAGCCGGCGGATCGCGCCGGCTCTGCTTGCCCAGTTGGAGCAATCGGCCCGGGAAAAGAAGACGCAGCTGATCGACGAGATCATTGGCAGCGGCACGATGTCCGCCCATGACGTCGCCGTGTTCGCCGCCGACAAGTACCAGCTCCCGCTGCTCGACCTCTCCGAATACAACCTCAGCCGCGTGCCGTCGGCACTCTCGGGCAACCGCGAGTTCCATGCGCACCGGCTCCTGCCGCTGGGCCGTCGGGAAAACCGCCTGATCGTGGCGATGTCCGATCCGGCCAACCAGGCCGGCGTCGACGTGATCCGCCAGAAGTTCAGCCTGCCAGTGGAAACAGTCGTCGTCGAACACGACAAGCTGATGAAGCATGTCCGATCTGCCGGCGAGGCACTTGGCACGCTCAAGAACGCCCTGCCGACGCCCACGGCGCAGAAGATGATCGAGTATGACCCGGTGGCCGCCGCGAGCGCGCGCAAGGTCCCCGGCGCCAACGACATCGACGACGCGCCGGTAGTGCGCTTCCTGCAGAAGCTGCTGACGGAAGCCTTCCATCGCGGCGCGTCGGACCTTCACTTCGAACCATTCGAGTTCTTCTACCGCATTCGCTTCCGCGTGGACGGCGTGCTGCAGGAAGTCGCGCGGCCACCGCTCGATATCCGCGACAAGATCGCCACGCGTATCAAGGTGCTATCGCGCCTGGACATCTCGGAAAAGCGTGTGCCGCAGGACGGCCGGATGAAGCTACTGATCTCCATGCCGAAAGACAAGGACGGCAAGGAGACCGTCGACAAGGCGATCGACTTCCGCGTCTCCACGCTGCCCACGTTGTTCGGCGAAAAGATCGTGATGCGGATTCTCGATTCGTCGAGCGACAAGCTCGACATCGACCAACTCGGCTATGAGCCGCAGCAGAAGGCACTGCTGCAGGAAGTGATCAAGCGGCCGTACGGGATGGTGCTGGTGACTGGCCCGACCGGCAGCGGCAAGACTGTGTCGCTCTATACGTTCCTGAACATGCTGAACCAGGGCGACATCAATATCTCGACCGCCGAGGATCCGGCCGAAATCCAGTTGCCCGGCATCAACCAGGTCAACGTGAACGACAAGGCCGGCCTGACCTTCGCCGCCGCGCTGAAATCGTTCCTGCGCCAGGATCCCGACGTGATCATGGTCGGCGAAATTCGTGACCTCGAGACGGCCGACATCTCCATCAAGGCCGCGCAGACCGGTCACCTGGTGCTGTCCACGCTGCACACGAACGACGCGCCGACCACGCTGACACGCCTGATGAATATGGGCGTGGCACCGTTCAACATCGCCTCGTCGGTCCTGCTGATCACCGCGCAGCGCCTGGCGCGCCGGCTTTGCACCTGCAAGCGCGAGGGCGACCTGGCACCGCAGGTGCTGATCGATGCAGGCTTCCAGGAGTCAGACCTCGACGGCACATGGAAGCCCTATCACCCGGTGGGCTGCGACCGATGCAGCGGTAGTGGCTACAAGGGGCGATGCGGTATCTACCAGGTCATGCCGATTACCGAAACCATTCAACAGATCATCCTGTCGCACGGCACGGCATTGCAGATTGCTGAACAGGCGCGCAAGGAAGGCGTGCTATCGTTGCGGGAAGCTGGCCTGCTCAAGGTCAAACAGGGCGTCACGTCACTCGAAGAAGTGCTGGCGACCACGAACACGTAA
- a CDS encoding type II secretion system F family protein, with protein sequence MATRAPAAGARTAAPSRAKSGRKAPTQYIFEWEAKDRKGKSFKGEQRAESQSEVTASLRKQGLTVVKMKKRKGARGKKITEKDIAYFTRQLSTMLKAGVPLLQSIDIIARGHANPNFTQLLTVIRSDIESGSSMATAFRRHPQYFDTLYCNLIDAGEQGGILDALLERLSLYMEKSIALKGQIKSAMIYPIAVLTVAFAVTVILMLFVIPAFKGVFSSFGASLPAPTMVVINISDFFVQYWYLVIGAPVFSIIGYFRARKKSEKVQRWHDKVLLKLPIFGSLFRKAVVARWTRTLATMFAAGTPLVESMESVAGAAGNWIYYDATREIEQSVRIGTSLTNAMQATHVFDNMVLQMTQIGEESGALDSMLLKVAEFYEREVDDAVAAISSLIEPLIIVVLGVLIGGMVVAMYLPIFKLGQVV encoded by the coding sequence ATGGCGACGCGCGCACCAGCGGCGGGCGCTCGGACGGCAGCGCCGTCTCGGGCAAAATCAGGGCGGAAGGCACCCACGCAGTACATCTTCGAGTGGGAAGCCAAGGACCGAAAAGGCAAGTCGTTCAAGGGCGAACAACGCGCCGAGAGCCAGTCCGAGGTCACCGCCTCGCTGCGCAAGCAGGGGCTGACCGTCGTCAAGATGAAGAAGCGCAAGGGCGCGCGCGGCAAGAAGATTACCGAGAAGGACATCGCCTACTTCACGCGCCAGCTCTCGACCATGCTCAAGGCGGGTGTGCCGCTGCTGCAGTCGATCGACATCATCGCGCGCGGCCACGCCAACCCGAACTTCACCCAGCTGCTCACTGTCATCCGCTCGGACATTGAATCGGGTAGCAGCATGGCCACGGCGTTCCGCCGGCATCCGCAGTACTTCGATACGCTCTACTGCAACCTGATTGACGCTGGCGAACAAGGCGGTATTCTCGATGCGCTGCTCGAGCGGCTGTCTCTCTATATGGAGAAAAGCATCGCGCTGAAGGGCCAGATCAAGTCCGCGATGATCTACCCGATCGCCGTGCTGACCGTGGCCTTTGCCGTGACGGTGATCCTGATGCTGTTCGTGATCCCGGCCTTCAAGGGCGTGTTCTCGAGCTTTGGCGCCTCGCTGCCAGCGCCCACGATGGTCGTGATCAACATCTCCGACTTTTTCGTGCAGTACTGGTATCTCGTCATCGGCGCGCCAGTCTTCTCGATCATCGGCTATTTCCGCGCCCGCAAGAAATCGGAGAAGGTGCAGCGCTGGCACGACAAGGTTCTGCTCAAGCTGCCGATTTTCGGCAGCCTGTTCCGCAAGGCGGTGGTCGCGCGCTGGACGCGCACGCTGGCCACGATGTTTGCGGCAGGCACGCCGCTGGTGGAATCGATGGAATCGGTGGCAGGCGCCGCCGGCAACTGGATCTACTACGACGCCACGCGCGAAATCGAGCAGTCTGTGCGTATCGGTACCAGCCTGACCAACGCCATGCAGGCCACCCACGTGTTCGACAACATGGTGCTGCAGATGACCCAGATCGGTGAGGAATCGGGCGCGCTGGACAGCATGTTGCTCAAGGTTGCCGAATTCTACGAGCGCGAGGTCGACGACGCCGTGGCCGCCATCTCGAGCCTGATCGAGCCGCTGATCATCGTGGTGCTTGGCGTGCTGATCGGCGGCATGGTCGTCGCCATGTATCTGCCGATCTTCAAGCTGGGCCAAGTGGTGTAA
- a CDS encoding prepilin peptidase gives MQAVLSSLAALPPAFLIVAAGVVGLMVGSFLNVVIHRLPKMMEYDEANYIAEIRGEPLPHPERYNLMVPRSACPKCGHQIAPWENIPVISYLFLRGRCKACKTPIGIRYPLVELITAALSALAMWHFGPTAQALAAIVMTWSLVALFMIDADTQLLPDQITLPLLWLGLLLNLQGLFAPLADAVIGAAAGYLLLWSVYWLYKLVRGREGMGHGDFKLMAALGAWFGWQALPALILMSSVVGAVLGGAMLVFRRKSSDTTFPFGPYIVGAGLIVLFFGADVLPLTLVAGH, from the coding sequence ATGCAAGCTGTCCTGTCATCGCTGGCGGCGTTGCCGCCAGCTTTCCTTATTGTCGCGGCAGGGGTGGTTGGCCTGATGGTCGGCAGTTTCCTCAACGTGGTGATCCATCGTCTGCCGAAGATGATGGAGTACGACGAGGCCAACTACATCGCGGAAATCCGTGGCGAACCGTTGCCGCACCCCGAGCGCTATAACCTGATGGTGCCGCGATCCGCGTGCCCGAAGTGCGGCCACCAGATCGCCCCCTGGGAGAACATCCCCGTCATCAGCTACCTGTTCCTGCGTGGCCGCTGCAAGGCCTGCAAGACGCCGATCGGCATCCGCTATCCGCTCGTCGAGCTGATCACGGCGGCGCTCAGCGCCCTGGCGATGTGGCACTTCGGTCCGACGGCGCAGGCGCTGGCCGCGATCGTGATGACCTGGTCGCTGGTCGCGTTGTTCATGATCGATGCCGACACCCAGCTTCTGCCAGACCAGATCACGCTGCCGCTGCTATGGCTGGGCCTGCTGCTGAACCTGCAGGGCTTGTTCGCGCCGCTGGCGGATGCCGTCATCGGCGCTGCGGCGGGCTACCTGCTGCTGTGGAGCGTCTACTGGCTCTACAAGCTCGTGCGGGGCCGCGAGGGCATGGGCCACGGCGATTTCAAGTTGATGGCGGCGCTTGGCGCATGGTTCGGCTGGCAGGCACTGCCCGCGCTGATCCTGATGTCGTCGGTGGTCGGTGCCGTGCTTGGCGGCGCGATGCTGGTCTTCCGCCGCAAGAGTAGTGACACGACCTTCCCGTTTGGCCCGTACATCGTCGGTGCCGGGCTGATCGTGCTGTTCTTTGGCGCAGACGTATTACCGCTGACGCTGGTGGCCGGACACTAG
- the coaE gene encoding dephospho-CoA kinase (Dephospho-CoA kinase (CoaE) performs the final step in coenzyme A biosynthesis.) → MLEIGLTGGIGSGKTRVADMFAARGAALIDTDLIAHEITAPGGPAIAPLVAAFGPGCLRQDGAMDRDAMRALVFSDPSAKTRLEGITHPLIRQVTEARATAIREAGHNPYLIYVVPLLVESSTWRARVGRVLVVDCQEETQIARVMARNGFTRDQVLAIMRRQATRAERMAVADDLIDNDGPPEALNAQVAKLDALYRSLSDTSGNTSENAAHP, encoded by the coding sequence ATGCTGGAAATCGGACTGACCGGCGGCATCGGCTCCGGCAAGACCCGCGTTGCGGACATGTTCGCCGCGCGCGGCGCCGCGTTGATCGATACCGACCTCATCGCCCACGAGATCACCGCGCCGGGCGGCCCAGCCATCGCACCGCTCGTCGCGGCATTCGGCCCCGGATGCCTGCGCCAGGATGGTGCGATGGATCGCGACGCGATGCGGGCACTTGTCTTCTCCGACCCATCGGCCAAGACCCGCCTCGAGGGCATCACCCATCCGCTGATTCGCCAGGTCACCGAAGCGCGGGCCACCGCCATCCGCGAAGCGGGCCACAACCCGTATCTGATCTACGTGGTACCGCTGCTCGTCGAATCGAGTACCTGGCGCGCGCGAGTCGGCCGCGTGCTTGTGGTCGACTGCCAGGAGGAAACCCAGATCGCCCGTGTGATGGCCCGCAATGGATTCACGCGCGATCAGGTACTGGCGATCATGCGACGACAGGCCACACGCGCCGAACGCATGGCCGTGGCCGACGACCTGATCGACAACGACGGGCCACCCGAAGCGCTGAACGCGCAAGTCGCGAAGCTCGATGCGCTATATCGCTCGCTTTCGGATACATCTGGAAACACATCCGAAAACGCGGCGCATCCGTGA
- the zapD gene encoding cell division protein ZapD: MILYEYPFNERIRTLLRLEDLFDRLDYFLGQEHPLQHHVAITTIFEIIDVAGRADLKTDLIKELERQRQALAPLRSNPQIDQDALVAVITEIEQGIAALSQTVGKAGQLLADNEWLTSIRSRAIIPGGTCEFDLPAYYAWQHRDADDRRADILKWARPLASLRMGAGIVLRLLRESGQSGKVIATGGSYQQMLSGRSYQLMQVYLDESLLAFIPEMSANKYMLWVRFTQQDGDMRPRSVDADIPFLLKLCNF; this comes from the coding sequence TTGATCCTGTACGAATATCCTTTCAACGAACGCATCAGGACACTCCTGCGCCTGGAGGACCTGTTCGATCGGCTGGATTATTTCCTCGGGCAGGAACATCCGCTTCAGCATCACGTCGCCATCACCACGATTTTCGAGATCATCGACGTGGCGGGACGTGCCGACCTCAAGACCGACCTGATCAAGGAACTCGAGCGCCAGCGCCAGGCCCTGGCGCCGCTGCGCTCCAATCCGCAGATTGATCAGGATGCGCTGGTCGCGGTGATCACCGAAATCGAGCAAGGCATTGCAGCGCTCAGCCAGACCGTCGGCAAGGCCGGCCAGTTGCTGGCCGACAATGAATGGCTGACCAGCATCCGCAGCCGCGCGATCATCCCCGGTGGCACTTGCGAGTTCGATCTGCCGGCGTACTACGCCTGGCAGCATCGCGACGCCGATGATCGCCGCGCCGACATCCTCAAATGGGCACGCCCACTAGCCTCGCTGCGCATGGGCGCTGGCATCGTGCTGCGCCTGCTGCGCGAGTCCGGCCAGAGCGGCAAAGTCATTGCGACCGGTGGCAGCTATCAGCAGATGCTGTCTGGCCGCAGCTACCAGCTCATGCAGGTGTACCTGGACGAATCGCTGCTGGCCTTCATCCCCGAGATGAGCGCCAACAAGTACATGCTCTGGGTACGGTTCACGCAGCAGGATGGCGACATGCGGCCCCGATCGGTGGATGCCGATATCCCCTTCCTGCTGAAGCTCTGTAATTTCTGA
- a CDS encoding DNA gyrase inhibitor YacG, which translates to MPAVVKCPTCGKEVAWVPDNKFRPFCSERCKQIDLGAWASEKYVFGGKPGETPSPDLPEDAED; encoded by the coding sequence ATGCCAGCCGTCGTCAAATGCCCCACCTGCGGCAAGGAAGTTGCCTGGGTGCCGGATAACAAGTTCCGTCCGTTCTGCTCGGAACGCTGCAAGCAGATCGACCTGGGCGCCTGGGCGTCCGAGAAGTATGTGTTCGGTGGCAAGCCGGGCGAGACACCGTCGCCGGACCTGCCGGAAGACGCCGAAGACTGA
- a CDS encoding OPT family oligopeptide transporter, which translates to MQRVDRIDDAVSLPELTLRGIILGALITVVFTASNIYLGLKVGLTFSSAIPAAVISMAVLRLFPGANILENNMVQTQASAAGTLSSIIFILPGLVMLGHWQGFPFWQTLAICAAGGMLGVIFSIPLRHAMVVHSDLPYPEGVAAAEILRVGSASQDKGNGKQETGLGDLVAGGVAAGLFSIAAGGFRVLAEGANAWLAVGASVVRLSMGFSLALVGAGYLVGIVGGLAMLLGLFLTWGIAVPWLTAITPMPAGATLSSFGTAVWSTQARFIGAGTIGIAAIWTLGTLFKPMVEGVRASMGALRAGAPGEGGAVPRTQRDLPMAWIGVLTLVLLVVLAVTFGYFLAPAPLDTGATWRLVGCAVLFAFVFGFLVAAACGYMAGLVGSSASPISGIGIIAVILVSLLILGIGTLDGLLDTSEGGKYAIALAIFTTSAVVAVASISNDNLQDLKTGWLVGATPWRQQVALLIGCAVGAAVIPPVLELLYHAYGFAGALPRADMDPNSALAAPQATLMTAIATGIFTHKLNWTMILIGVALGVVLIAIDEVLRHRGGVARLPVLAVGIGIYLPPTISSALVVGAVLSWWLLRTERKRAEARGDDVPTVLAHAERRGTLLASGLIVGESLVGVALAAVIGLSGKEAPLALVGEGFGTTAQWLGLAVFVLVCVGFCRRVLAAR; encoded by the coding sequence ATGCAACGTGTCGATCGTATCGATGACGCTGTTTCTCTGCCCGAACTGACGCTGCGGGGCATCATCCTCGGCGCCCTGATCACGGTGGTGTTCACCGCCTCCAATATCTACCTCGGCCTCAAGGTCGGCCTGACGTTTTCCTCGGCGATCCCTGCTGCCGTGATCTCGATGGCCGTGCTGCGACTGTTTCCGGGCGCGAACATCCTCGAGAACAACATGGTGCAGACGCAGGCGTCCGCTGCTGGCACGCTGTCGTCGATCATCTTCATCCTGCCGGGTCTGGTCATGCTGGGACACTGGCAGGGGTTCCCGTTCTGGCAGACGCTGGCGATCTGCGCAGCGGGTGGCATGCTCGGGGTGATCTTTAGCATCCCGCTGCGCCACGCGATGGTGGTGCACAGCGATCTGCCGTATCCGGAAGGGGTGGCCGCCGCCGAGATCCTGCGAGTGGGGAGCGCGAGCCAGGATAAGGGCAACGGAAAACAGGAGACCGGGCTTGGTGACCTCGTTGCAGGTGGCGTTGCTGCGGGCCTGTTCAGCATTGCCGCAGGTGGCTTCCGGGTTCTGGCAGAAGGGGCCAATGCCTGGCTGGCCGTTGGCGCATCCGTGGTGCGCCTCTCGATGGGTTTCTCACTCGCGCTGGTGGGCGCCGGCTATCTGGTCGGCATCGTCGGCGGGTTGGCTATGTTGCTGGGCCTGTTCCTGACCTGGGGCATCGCGGTGCCGTGGCTGACTGCTATCACACCGATGCCGGCGGGGGCCACGCTGTCCAGCTTCGGTACCGCAGTGTGGAGCACGCAAGCGCGCTTCATCGGCGCGGGCACGATCGGTATCGCGGCGATCTGGACGCTCGGCACGCTGTTCAAGCCGATGGTGGAAGGCGTACGTGCATCGATGGGTGCCCTCCGTGCCGGCGCGCCGGGAGAGGGTGGCGCGGTGCCGCGCACGCAACGCGACTTGCCGATGGCCTGGATCGGCGTCCTCACGCTGGTCCTGCTGGTGGTGCTGGCAGTGACGTTTGGATACTTCCTGGCCCCGGCACCGCTCGATACCGGTGCCACCTGGCGTCTGGTTGGCTGTGCCGTGCTGTTCGCCTTCGTGTTCGGCTTCCTGGTGGCTGCCGCATGTGGCTATATGGCTGGTCTGGTGGGGTCGTCAGCCAGCCCGATCTCGGGCATCGGCATCATCGCTGTGATCCTGGTGTCGCTGCTGATTCTTGGCATCGGCACGCTGGACGGCCTGCTCGACACGTCCGAGGGCGGCAAATACGCGATTGCGCTGGCGATCTTCACGACCTCGGCCGTCGTGGCGGTGGCCTCGATCTCGAATGACAACCTGCAGGATCTCAAGACTGGCTGGCTGGTTGGCGCCACGCCGTGGCGCCAACAGGTGGCGCTGCTGATCGGCTGCGCGGTGGGTGCTGCCGTGATTCCGCCGGTGCTCGAACTGCTCTATCACGCGTACGGCTTTGCCGGCGCCTTGCCTCGGGCCGACATGGACCCGAATTCGGCGCTGGCTGCGCCGCAGGCCACGTTGATGACCGCGATCGCTACGGGCATCTTCACGCACAAGCTCAACTGGACAATGATCCTGATTGGCGTGGCGCTGGGTGTTGTGCTGATCGCGATTGACGAAGTGCTGCGCCATCGCGGTGGCGTGGCGCGGCTGCCCGTACTGGCAGTGGGCATCGGCATCTACCTGCCGCCGACGATCAGTTCAGCGCTGGTGGTGGGCGCGGTGTTGTCGTGGTGGTTGCTGCGCACGGAGCGCAAGCGCGCCGAGGCGCGTGGCGACGATGTGCCCACGGTGCTGGCCCATGCTGAGCGGCGCGGGACGCTGCTTGCTTCGGGCCTGATCGTGGGTGAAAGCCTGGTCGGCGTTGCGCTGGCCGCGGTGATCGGCCTCTCGGGCAAGGAGGCGCCGCTGGCACTGGTGGGCGAGGGGTTTGGCACTACGGCGCAGTGGCTGGGACTGGCCGTGTTCGTGCTGGTCTGCGTGGGATTCTGCCGTCGGGTGCTGGCTGCACGTTAG
- a CDS encoding NUDIX domain-containing protein, translating into MSGQADTVKTADGQTRKVTEVAVGVMIQADGKFLLAQRPAGKPYEGYWEFPGGKLEPGESVEAALARELHEELGLDIVRSEHWHTLEHDYPHAYVRLYFRKITEWRGDPVGREGQAFSWQTAPVSVGPLLPATIPVVDWLAEESRAS; encoded by the coding sequence ATGAGCGGTCAGGCGGACACGGTGAAGACCGCCGACGGGCAGACGCGCAAGGTCACGGAAGTGGCGGTTGGCGTGATGATCCAGGCGGACGGCAAGTTTCTGCTGGCGCAGCGTCCGGCGGGCAAGCCGTACGAGGGCTACTGGGAATTTCCGGGCGGCAAGCTCGAGCCCGGCGAATCGGTTGAGGCGGCACTGGCGCGCGAACTGCACGAAGAACTCGGCCTCGACATCGTGAGAAGCGAACACTGGCACACGCTGGAGCATGATTACCCTCATGCCTATGTGCGCCTGTATTTCCGCAAGATCACGGAATGGCGTGGCGATCCGGTCGGGCGGGAGGGCCAGGCATTCTCCTGGCAGACAGCGCCCGTGTCGGTGGGGCCGCTCCTGCCGGCGACGATCCCAGTCGTCGACTGGCTGGCGGAAGAATCCCGCGCAAGCTGA